One genomic segment of Profundibacter amoris includes these proteins:
- the truB gene encoding tRNA pseudouridine(55) synthase TruB has product MGRRRKNGRDISGWLVINKPAGITSNAVVNKVRWAMDAKKAGHAGTLDPEATGVLAIALGEATKTVPYITDAQKAYRFTVRLGQATNTDDAEGEVIAESDTRPTDDEIRAALPQFTGDIMQIPPQFSAVKIDGQRAYKLARAGEEVEIKARPLWVEELELVERIDEDHIVLEMICGKGGYVRSIARDLGAVLGCYAHVKSLHRVWSGPFEAEDGITMDLVEELAKTGDLDAYLRPLEQGLEDLPELRCTPEAAARLRHGNPGMVLASDVEYGDEAWASLDGKAVAVGVYKSGELHPSRVFNTA; this is encoded by the coding sequence TTGGGACGCAGACGTAAAAATGGCCGTGATATTTCGGGCTGGCTGGTGATCAACAAACCGGCGGGCATCACCTCGAATGCGGTGGTGAACAAGGTGCGCTGGGCGATGGACGCGAAAAAGGCGGGTCATGCGGGCACACTGGACCCCGAGGCAACCGGCGTGCTGGCGATTGCGCTGGGCGAGGCGACGAAAACCGTGCCCTATATCACGGATGCGCAAAAGGCCTATCGTTTTACCGTGCGGCTGGGACAGGCGACCAACACCGATGATGCCGAGGGCGAAGTGATCGCTGAATCCGACACGCGCCCCACCGATGATGAAATCCGCGCCGCCCTGCCACAATTCACCGGCGACATCATGCAAATCCCGCCGCAGTTTTCCGCCGTGAAAATCGACGGTCAGCGCGCCTATAAACTGGCCCGCGCGGGCGAGGAGGTCGAGATCAAGGCCCGCCCGCTGTGGGTCGAGGAACTGGAGTTGGTCGAGCGGATTGACGAGGATCACATCGTGCTGGAAATGATTTGTGGCAAAGGCGGCTATGTGCGCTCGATCGCGCGTGATCTGGGTGCGGTTCTGGGCTGCTATGCCCATGTTAAATCGCTGCACCGCGTCTGGTCCGGCCCGTTCGAGGCCGAGGATGGCATCACCATGGATCTGGTCGAGGAACTGGCCAAAACCGGTGATCTGGATGCCTATCTGCGCCCGCTGGAGCAGGGGTTGGAAGACCTGCCAGAACTGCGCTGCACCCCCGAGGCCGCCGCGCGTTTGCGGCATGGCAATCCGGGGATGGTGCTGGCCTCAGATGTGGAATACGGCGACGAGGCCTGGGCATCGCTGGATGGCAAGGCCGTCGCGGTGGGCGTTTACAAATCCGGCGAATTGCACCCGTCACGGGTGTTCAATACAGCGTAA
- a CDS encoding phosphodiester glycosidase family protein: MIRAALAFLLLLPAVANACETLTYKSNDYTLCEVTLEDDLRLFHSDADGRLLGSFSRINAMLADSGQTLGFAMNAGMYHTDRSPVGLFVENGIERAPLADGGTYGNFGLKPNGVFCFSKDRLAVIETNAFRDARPACDYATQSGPMLVIDGALHPRFLLDATSRYIRNGVGVSADGTRAWFVISDNPVTFHEFGSLFRDHLKTPNALYFDGKVSRLFAPDLGRSDSGFPLGVIVGTVISR; the protein is encoded by the coding sequence ATGATCCGCGCCGCTTTGGCATTTCTGTTGCTGCTGCCCGCTGTGGCGAATGCCTGCGAAACGCTGACGTATAAATCCAACGACTATACCCTTTGCGAAGTGACGCTGGAGGATGATCTGCGGTTGTTCCATTCCGATGCCGATGGCCGGCTACTGGGCAGTTTCAGCCGGATCAACGCGATGCTGGCGGACAGCGGCCAGACGCTGGGTTTTGCGATGAATGCAGGGATGTATCATACCGACCGTAGCCCCGTGGGCCTGTTTGTCGAAAACGGCATAGAACGTGCACCGCTGGCCGATGGCGGCACCTACGGCAACTTTGGCCTGAAACCCAATGGCGTGTTTTGTTTTAGTAAGGACCGGCTGGCGGTGATTGAAACAAATGCGTTTCGTGATGCCAGGCCGGCTTGCGATTACGCCACGCAGTCCGGCCCGATGCTGGTGATTGACGGGGCGTTGCATCCGCGGTTTCTGCTGGATGCAACCTCGCGTTATATCCGCAACGGGGTTGGCGTATCGGCCGATGGCACCCGCGCCTGGTTTGTGATTTCGGATAATCCCGTCACCTTCCACGAATTCGGCTCGCTGTTCCGCGACCATCTGAAAACCCCCAACGCGCTTTATTTCGATGGCAAGGTTTCGCGCCTGTTTGCGCCTGATCTGGGCCGGTCCGACAGTGGCTTTCCGCTGGGGGTGATCGTGGGCACCGTGATCAGCCGTTGA
- the rbfA gene encoding 30S ribosome-binding factor RbfA: MAKQTHHSARGPSQRQLRVGELIRRSLSDILTRGDIHDPDLNRMSITVGEVRTSPDLKVATAFVLPLGGKDKEQALLLLRQNRYEIRRAVAKTLALKYAPEIRFLIDETFDQMDETRRILEQDAVRRDIENDSDGGDADGGGE; this comes from the coding sequence ATGGCAAAACAAACCCACCATTCGGCCCGTGGCCCCTCGCAACGTCAACTGCGTGTTGGCGAGTTGATCCGGCGTTCCCTGTCGGATATTCTGACCCGTGGCGATATCCACGACCCAGACCTGAACCGCATGTCGATCACGGTTGGCGAGGTGCGCACATCGCCCGACCTGAAGGTCGCCACCGCCTTTGTGCTGCCGCTGGGCGGCAAGGACAAGGAACAGGCGCTGTTGCTGCTGCGTCAGAACCGATATGAAATCCGCCGCGCGGTGGCCAAAACCCTGGCCCTGAAATACGCGCCGGAAATCCGGTTCCTGATCGACGAAACGTTCGATCAGATGGACGAGACCCGCCGCATTCTGGAACAGGATGCCGTGCGCCGCGATATTGAAAACGACAGCGACGGCGGGGATGCAGACGGAGGCGGTGAATGA
- the dapB gene encoding 4-hydroxy-tetrahydrodipicolinate reductase, which translates to MSKLPGVVVNGVSGRMGQMLVKLVSENKAMQLVGALERSGHEWIGQDVGVAMGGAELGVLVSDNPLEVMAKAQAVIDFTVPAATVAMAELAAQARAVHVIGTTGLSDDDLAKIKAASRHSVVVRAGNMSLGVNLLVQLTKQVAAALDADFDIEIVEAHHRHKVDAPSGTALMLGEAAADGRGVSLATVKDSGRDGITGERKRGDIGFSAIRGGDIVGEHDVIFAGEGERIVLRHMATDRAIFARGALKAALWGQGRKPGEYNMLDVLGL; encoded by the coding sequence ATGAGCAAACTTCCGGGCGTGGTGGTAAACGGTGTGTCGGGCCGGATGGGTCAGATGCTGGTGAAACTGGTCAGTGAAAACAAGGCGATGCAACTGGTCGGCGCGTTAGAGCGGTCCGGCCATGAGTGGATCGGGCAGGACGTTGGTGTGGCAATGGGCGGGGCCGAATTAGGCGTGCTTGTCAGCGACAATCCGCTAGAAGTTATGGCCAAAGCCCAGGCGGTGATCGATTTCACGGTGCCTGCGGCCACGGTGGCGATGGCGGAACTGGCCGCGCAGGCGCGCGCGGTGCATGTGATCGGCACCACGGGGTTGTCGGACGATGATCTGGCGAAAATCAAGGCCGCATCGCGTCATTCGGTGGTGGTGCGGGCGGGCAACATGAGCCTCGGGGTGAACCTGCTGGTACAACTGACCAAACAGGTCGCCGCCGCGCTGGATGCGGATTTCGACATCGAAATTGTCGAGGCCCATCACAGGCACAAGGTGGACGCGCCATCGGGCACCGCGCTGATGCTGGGCGAGGCCGCCGCCGATGGGCGCGGGGTTTCTTTGGCCACGGTAAAGGACAGCGGGCGCGACGGGATCACCGGTGAACGCAAACGCGGGGACATCGGTTTTTCGGCCATTCGTGGCGGCGATATTGTGGGGGAACACGATGTGATTTTCGCCGGCGAAGGCGAGCGCATCGTGCTGCGCCACATGGCCACCGACCGCGCCATTTTCGCCCGAGGCGCGCTAAAGGCCGCGCTGTGGGGCCAAGGGCGCAAGCCCGGGGAATACAATATGCTGGATGTGCTGGGGTTGTAG
- a CDS encoding DUF1674 domain-containing protein: MPDSLKDLPPAAQRALREAEERRKKAKAAELPKELGGRDGPEPVRYGDWEKKGIAVDF, from the coding sequence ATGCCAGACAGCCTCAAAGACCTGCCCCCCGCCGCGCAACGCGCCCTTAGGGAAGCCGAGGAGCGCCGCAAAAAGGCCAAAGCCGCCGAACTGCCCAAAGAGCTGGGCGGCCGCGACGGGCCGGAGCCTGTGCGCTATGGCGATTGGGAAAAGAAGGGGATCGCGGTGGATTTTTGA
- a CDS encoding RsmB/NOP family class I SAM-dependent RNA methyltransferase, with translation MSQPGLNPRRAAVRLLDGVLGKGALLPELLVTGALDKLDPSEKARAQRLAMETLRWMDRADRMLGPFLQRKPELTVHNVLRLSVVELCVDGAAAHGVVNSAVSMVKADKVHHRASGMVNAVLRKIDVTAWDKLPEPRLPKWLRKPLVADYGKKTVEAMEASFANGAPLDLTPKGDPAPLAKAVGGTVLPTGSVRVLGAGQVSALAGYEAGDWWVQDAAAAIPAKVLNAQAGERVLDMCAAPGGKTMQLAMTGADVVAIDVSKKRMVRVRENLERTGLDATLRVVDALEWREALFDAILLDAPCTATGTIRRHPDLPHAKDGADFPTLFALQERMIDHALSQLKPGGRLVFCTCSLLPDEGEIQIEDALKRHDDITVEPITLAGLDPAWTTPEGGLRLRPDYWADTGGMDGFYIAMIRKTV, from the coding sequence ATGTCCCAACCCGGTCTAAACCCGCGCCGTGCGGCGGTTCGATTGCTGGACGGTGTATTGGGCAAGGGCGCGTTGCTGCCCGAACTGCTGGTGACCGGCGCGCTGGATAAACTGGACCCGTCCGAAAAGGCCCGCGCGCAGCGGCTGGCAATGGAAACCCTGCGCTGGATGGATCGGGCCGACCGGATGCTGGGGCCGTTCCTGCAACGCAAACCTGAATTGACTGTGCACAACGTGTTGCGCCTGTCGGTGGTCGAACTGTGCGTCGATGGCGCGGCGGCGCACGGGGTGGTGAATTCGGCGGTGTCGATGGTCAAGGCGGACAAGGTGCATCACCGGGCCTCGGGCATGGTCAACGCGGTGCTGCGCAAGATCGATGTTACGGCGTGGGATAAATTGCCGGAACCGCGCCTGCCAAAGTGGCTGCGCAAACCATTGGTGGCGGATTACGGCAAGAAAACAGTCGAGGCGATGGAGGCCAGCTTTGCCAACGGCGCACCACTGGATTTGACCCCCAAAGGGGACCCGGCACCGTTGGCCAAGGCAGTTGGCGGCACGGTGTTGCCGACCGGATCGGTGCGTGTGCTGGGGGCGGGTCAGGTCTCGGCCCTTGCCGGATATGAGGCGGGCGACTGGTGGGTGCAAGACGCCGCCGCCGCGATCCCAGCCAAGGTTTTGAATGCACAGGCGGGTGAACGCGTGCTGGACATGTGCGCCGCACCGGGGGGCAAAACCATGCAACTGGCCATGACGGGGGCCGATGTGGTGGCGATTGATGTCTCCAAAAAGCGGATGGTGCGGGTGCGCGAGAATCTGGAGCGCACGGGGCTGGATGCAACCCTGCGGGTCGTGGATGCGCTTGAGTGGCGCGAGGCGCTGTTTGACGCGATCCTGCTGGATGCGCCCTGCACCGCGACGGGCACAATTCGCCGGCACCCCGATTTGCCCCACGCCAAGGATGGGGCGGATTTCCCTACATTGTTTGCCTTGCAGGAACGGATGATTGACCACGCCCTTAGTCAACTAAAACCGGGCGGGCGGCTGGTATTTTGCACCTGTTCGCTGCTGCCGGACGAGGGCGAAATCCAGATCGAGGATGCCTTGAAGCGCCATGACGACATTACGGTCGAGCCGATCACCCTTGCGGGGCTTGATCCGGCATGGACCACCCCCGAAGGTGGCCTGCGCCTGCGCCCCGATTACTGGGCAGACACGGGCGGCATGGACGGGTTTTACATCGCCATGATCAGAAAAACCGTCTAG